A region of the Clostridia bacterium genome:
CTGGCGGCGGGTCATGGCGCTTCCCAGGTTCCTGCTAGGAGTGCTGCGGGAAAGGCTCAGCTAATTTTTGCTGAACTTGCCGTAAGCTAGATGTACCAAGGGATTACTATCGCTATTTGATGGTAAATTAAGCCAAGATCGGTTGAAACCAGGCATTTCTGTGCTATAATGGGCATAGTGGTTTATTGTCTCCAGAAATGGCAATTCATATCCATAATCGTGGGTGAAAGCGTTGAAGGGGGTGGTTATTCGGGAAAGGAGGGAAGAGGTAGCCCGTAAGGGCAACGGTCCAGCCCGGGAAGTGTCTCGAAAGGCTGGATGTGGAGAAAGCCGGTAGTAGTTGTAGGAGTAGTTGTAAGGAGTCTTTAAGGTAGGTGCGGCTACATACTCGCGGGCTAATTCACCGTGTAGATAGAGGCCGCCGCACCAAAAGGGAAAAGGAGAAAAGGGGGATTAGCTTAAGGTGAGGAAATTCAAAGCGTTAATCGCCGTACTTACCGCTGCCGTCCTGGTATTTAGCCTGGTCGGCACTGCCTTTGCTGCTTCAGCTCCCTCCGATGTCCAGGGGACCAAGTATGAGGCAGCAGCCACTAAATTAATGGCCTACGGCATTTCCAGCGGCTGGGGCGGCGGGAAATTCAACCCCGCTGGTGAGGTTACCCGGGCCCAGTTCTCGGTATTGGTCGTTAACGAGCTGGGGCTCAAGGCTGTGGCCGAAGCCCTTCAGGGGAGCGACACCCAATTCAAGGATGTCAAAGGTTCCTATTGGGCTTCTGGGGCTATCCAAGTAGCCACCACAAAGGGCATCATCTCTGGCTATGGTGATGGCACCTTCCGGCCGGAGCAACCCATCACCTATATGGAGGCCGCTATCCTTACGGTTCGGGCCCTTGGGTACCGTGAGGCCGATCCCAATGCTCATTTCATCAAGGCAATTGAGCTTGGGCTCATGGCCAACGTAGACGGAAAGGCCAACCAAACCGCCATCCGCGGCAACCTGGCCATTATCCTCGACAATATGCTGAGCAAGCAGATCGGTGAGGTTAACAAGGATGGCGTTTGGACCTCAACCGGGAAGACACCTGTGGATAAGTTGGAGCTTAACACCGGTGCGATCGTGAATTATGTTGTGCAACCTGGCGATGCTGCAGCTGGCTCGCTTACAGTATCCGGAACGACGTATAAGCTTGCCAGTAACTGCTACTTCGTTGGGGCGGCTGATCTTGCCAGCGCGGTCGGTTTCACGGTAAACGCAACCTTGAAGGCTGGAGAGGTCATCTATATTGAGGTAGTCAATCGTCCCGCTCAAACCAAGAGCGGTACTATAGACAGCACAGGCACTGATGCTACCGGAGCTTACTTGCTTCTGAAAGGCGATACCACCAAATACTATAAAGCCGCAAGTTGTACGGTGGTCCTGAACGGTGGTAGTGCTGATTGGGCCAACTTGGCAGCTGGCCAAGAAGTGACTCTATCGTTGGACAAGGACGGCAAGATTTATCTCGTAAAGGCTTCTGCATTTACAGTTTCGGAAGCTCAAGTAAGCAAGGTAGATACAGTTAATAAGGCGATCTACTACAACAATGATGCCAATTGGTTGGTAGTGGCTGATAATGCCAAATTACTACGTAATGGGCAGCAGGTGACTCTCGGCGACATCAAGGCCAAGGATGTGATCTACCTTGCGGTAGCTAACGTTGGCGGGATCAACAAGGTGACTTATGCTGAAGCTTACTACAACCAAGTCACTGGCGTGATCTCTGCCGTGAAATCCGTGGTCGGGGAGGTTTACCCGGTCATAACTGTTGACGGCAAGGATTATATGCGGTCCAAGAACCCGATTACGGCTAACAACGATCCCAAGTGGGATCAGATGGTGGTTGGCAAAAGAATCGACGTTCTCCTTAACAAGGACGGCCGGATGACCGTTGTGAACAAGGTTGAAGACGTTCCGGCTGCAACGGCTACAGGGAAGGTAGTCACTGTGGGCACCAAGGCTGATGGCACCAAGTATGTCACCCTCGATGTTCGTGGTACTAACAACAGCTTTGACATTGCAAGCGGTGGCAGCGTGGTTGACTCTGTCTACCTCGGTAAATTTATCACGGTGACCCTTGATAAGGACAACAAAGTAACAACCTTTAAGGATGTCAATCCCAATACTTTAGGATTGGTGACCGAAGTATACCCCGCCCAGAACACAGTAGTGCTATCGGTTGAAGGTACATCTACCTCGTACACCGTTGACACCAACACG
Encoded here:
- a CDS encoding S-layer homology domain-containing protein, which gives rise to MRKFKALIAVLTAAVLVFSLVGTAFAASAPSDVQGTKYEAAATKLMAYGISSGWGGGKFNPAGEVTRAQFSVLVVNELGLKAVAEALQGSDTQFKDVKGSYWASGAIQVATTKGIISGYGDGTFRPEQPITYMEAAILTVRALGYREADPNAHFIKAIELGLMANVDGKANQTAIRGNLAIILDNMLSKQIGEVNKDGVWTSTGKTPVDKLELNTGAIVNYVVQPGDAAAGSLTVSGTTYKLASNCYFVGAADLASAVGFTVNATLKAGEVIYIEVVNRPAQTKSGTIDSTGTDATGAYLLLKGDTTKYYKAASCTVVLNGGSADWANLAAGQEVTLSLDKDGKIYLVKASAFTVSEAQVSKVDTVNKAIYYNNDANWLVVADNAKLLRNGQQVTLGDIKAKDVIYLAVANVGGINKVTYAEAYYNQVTGVISAVKSVVGEVYPVITVDGKDYMRSKNPITANNDPKWDQMVVGKRIDVLLNKDGRMTVVNKVEDVPAATATGKVVTVGTKADGTKYVTLDVRGTNNSFDIASGGSVVDSVYLGKFITVTLDKDNKVTTFKDVNPNTLGLVTEVYPAQNTVVLSVEGTSTSYTVDTNTIISRNGSYTGFNSIAVNDGVQFYQESNKIVVLLADSCVVDTSKISATTDKLTGAAGAVEKGATVEVFSDAAMTTQVGSDVVASDDGSFQYAYGSSQASGTTLWVKVTDTQGFGGVQKFAVVVP